One window of Oreochromis niloticus isolate F11D_XX linkage group LG23, O_niloticus_UMD_NMBU, whole genome shotgun sequence genomic DNA carries:
- the LOC102082670 gene encoding tumor necrosis factor receptor superfamily member 5: MSSRRKPVNAAAFLILLMKVFSGLSLSCHPGEYDLGNLCCLKCRSGSRVQNHCTVDRDTSCLPCVDGTYTAEPNRLDRCTPCTSCYSGFGLKVKRPCTETSDTVCGPLQGFYCVHTTGQSCERAQEHKHCKPGQYISKYGTASTDTECSACSSGTFSDGTFHSCQPHTQCYSLNLQLITAGTSAADAQCGEGSVNVPAAVGAAVAVLIVIIGGGGLLYWHLKKRAPSNRPPIKEEGRDEEHLPMA, from the exons ATGTCTTCAAGAAGGAAACCTGTGAATGCTGCAGCATTTCTG ataCTTCTGATGAAAGTCTTCAGTGGTCTTAGCCTCTCGTGTCATCCAGGAGAATATGACTTAGGAAATCTTTGCTGTCTAAAGTGTCGTTCAG GAAGTAGGGTGCAAAATCACTGCACTGTGGACAGGGATACTTCCTGTCTGCCCTGTGTGGATGGAACCTACACTGCAGAACCCAATAGACTGGATCGATGTACTCCCTGTACAAGCTGTTACTCAG GTTTTGGTCTGAAGGTAAAGAGACCGTGTACAGAAACATCAGATACAGTCTGTGGACCACTGCAGGGATTCTACTGTGTCCACACTACAGGACAAAGTTGTGAGAGAGCACAGGAACACAAACACTGTAAACCAGGACAGTACATCAGCAAATATG GAACAGCCTCCACAGACACTGAATGCTCTGCCTGCAGCAgtggaacattttcagatggaACATTTCACTCCTGTcagccacacacaca ATGTTACTCACTCAACCTTCAGCTGATAACAGCAGGAACATCTGCAGCTGATGCTCAGTGTGGAGAAGGCAGTGTTAATGTCCCAGCAGCTGTTGGTGCAGCTGTGGctgttttaattgtaattatTGGAGGAGGAGGATTATTATATTGGCACTTAAAAAAGAGGGCTCCGTCTAACAG ACCACCAATCAAAGAAGAAG gcCGAGATGAGGAACATTTACCGATGGCATAA